One segment of Cutaneotrichosporon cavernicola HIS019 DNA, chromosome: 4 DNA contains the following:
- the SHY1 gene encoding uncharacterized protein (Probably involved in the biogenesis of the COX complex), translating to MSRPLFSAFRAAFRSGGAPFGSRAAPRSAFNFTAGLGAGAGFTFGARRASSTVVSTSTRSTLFRPITIILAFAPILCGYLGVWQVQRLKWKLALIEEIDHNLTKAPIALPDHVNMSALPDFAFRRVLLKGHFRGPPILQGPQTRDGTAGYHLIVPFDRSAEGGSTVLVNQGFILTAEGDAIREGRKPVPGLAADGGPGEEVVIEAMLTKVDNDAKSYFVPPNQPHDNQWFWKDIPEMVEWVGGEAAGVQPVLVDVIDHGDSGVPASMRMAKGVPVGRPPTIELRNQHLTYVITWFSLCAVTTVMLGLVIRSGRTKKIPKRRPFGRG from the exons ATGTCCCGCCCCCTCTTCTCCGCGTTCCGAGCGGCCTTCCGCTCCGGCGGGGCGCCCTTCGGTTCGCGTGCTGCGCCGCGGTCCGCCTTCAACTTTACGGCCGGGCTCGGTGCCGGCGCTGGCTTCACGTTCGGTGCGCGCCGTGCGTCGTCGACTGTGGTCagcacgtcgacgcgctcgacccTCTTCCGCCCCATCACAATCATTCTTGCGTTCGCTCCTATCTTGTGCGGGTACCTCGGCGTGTGGCAGGTACAGCGGCTCAAGTGGAAGCTTGCACTCATCGAGGAGATCGACCACAACCTCACCAAGGCGCCGATCGCACTCCCCGACCACGTCAA catgTCCGCTCTTCCTGACTTTGCCTTCCGCCGTGTCCTGCTCAAGGGCCACTTCCGCGGCCCACCCATCCTCCAGGGCCCCCAGACGCGCGACGGCACTGCTGGTTACCATCTGATCGTGCCGTTCGACCgcagcgccgagggcggaAGCACAGTACTCGTGAACCAGGGTTTCATCCTGACGGCGGAGGGCGACGCTATCCGCGAGGGACGCAAGCCCGTCCCTGGTCTGGCGGCCGACGGTGGGCcgggagaggaggtggtCATCGAGGCGATGCTCACCAAGGTCGACAATGACGCCAAATCCTACTTTGTCCCCCCAAACCAGCCGCACGACAACCAATGGTTCTGGAAGGACATTCCCGAAATGGTCGAGTGGGTTGGCGgtgaggcggcgggcgtgCAGCCTGTGCTCGTCGATGTGATTGATC ACGGAGACAGCGGCGTGCCCGCTTCCATGCGCATGGCCAAGGGCGTGCCCGTTGGCAGGCCTCCTACAATCGAGCTGCGTAACCAGCACTTGACGTACGTCATCACATGGTTCTCGCTGTGCGCCGTGACGACTGTCatgctcggcctcgtcatCCGGTCCGGCCGCACGAAGAAGATCCCCAAGCGCCGCCCCTTCGGGCGCGGCTAG